In Cytophagales bacterium, the following are encoded in one genomic region:
- a CDS encoding S8/S53 family peptidase, producing MKGIVNTYLNERIQQPKLSATTQVYYEPGDVVEIVKEVWGEEYKHSNLWFELSNGTFVWGEGIDLPIEQRPSFFIDYYEPFKRNFPMGPELPGILILDTGITNHIDLNHITERINFLDGSDYTPDESGHGTHMAGLIAAKAKSSGINGMFPEAKITIGKIKSGQSSVLDMMKALLNAFNWVVEKADHIQVISISQGLDKETWDSHEAVRDEILDTMKILRGQGVFVVASAGDNKELEMEVLPADMNELSISVGALQRNLLNWVPLKPVDIICPLVPHYSTFLKSSRPYPFFAQMTGCSTSTALVSALIALILSVEMSRAKSPVNLTKQEVLQKLKRFEELPFDFNYNHFEYSIRSA from the coding sequence ATGAAAGGCATAGTCAATACTTATCTGAACGAACGGATCCAGCAGCCTAAACTGTCTGCAACAACCCAGGTTTATTATGAGCCTGGAGATGTAGTAGAGATTGTTAAAGAAGTCTGGGGGGAAGAATACAAGCATTCAAATCTGTGGTTTGAACTGTCCAATGGAACATTTGTTTGGGGCGAAGGAATTGATTTGCCTATCGAACAAAGACCTTCGTTTTTCATCGACTACTATGAGCCTTTCAAGCGTAATTTTCCAATGGGTCCTGAATTACCCGGCATCCTGATATTAGATACAGGAATTACCAATCATATTGATCTGAATCACATCACTGAAAGAATCAATTTCCTGGATGGTTCTGATTATACACCTGATGAAAGCGGCCATGGAACGCATATGGCAGGATTGATTGCTGCTAAGGCCAAATCTTCCGGAATAAATGGAATGTTTCCTGAAGCGAAAATTACCATTGGCAAAATTAAGTCGGGTCAATCAAGCGTGTTGGACATGATGAAGGCATTACTAAACGCTTTTAATTGGGTCGTTGAAAAGGCGGACCATATCCAGGTCATCAGTATTAGTCAGGGGTTGGATAAGGAAACCTGGGACTCACATGAAGCAGTGCGTGATGAGATCCTGGATACGATGAAGATTTTGAGAGGTCAGGGTGTATTCGTTGTGGCTTCTGCAGGCGATAATAAAGAATTGGAGATGGAGGTATTGCCCGCAGATATGAATGAACTCTCCATTTCGGTAGGAGCCCTCCAAAGGAACTTATTGAATTGGGTGCCTCTGAAACCCGTTGACATCATTTGTCCCTTAGTACCCCATTATTCTACCTTTCTCAAAAGCAGTAGACCCTACCCTTTTTTTGCTCAAATGACAGGTTGTAGCACCTCTACGGCTTTGGTAAGTGCGCTGATTGCATTGATCCTTTCTGTAGAAATGAGTCGGGCCAAAAGTCCAGTGAATTTGACCAAACAAGAAGTGCTTCAGAAACTGAAAAGGTTCGAGGAGTTACCATTTGATTTTAACTATAACCATTTTGAATATTCAATTAGATCGGCATGA
- a CDS encoding S8 family serine peptidase, whose product MTQIQACVTFNNLTKDKAYLKEGMDFEKYKAKKQDKKRAKDIFKKHKLEVVSECPWSMTIVGDKSDYERLFGTVLCEKKMRNAKYASRPSVWFPDDKGGWNYDHPLKEIIDEAYIQWPFYYQNNRFPRKNHLFFPPLVDYHHLRVPGDVAATVNASRIHQKGIVGKGVRVLMLDSGFHFDHHHFQEYGYDVRRILGPLASDIENDPEGHGTAMAATLLAVAPGVALTGMKLVNENDDLLDTSLETAFKEALKLDPLPNIISLSLSSDLVDISDDDREHLNDLPGSLGGLVTHIKRAIALGITVVCAAGNGEVGFPAMMPEVISVGGVYVDEKGLMEASDYTSAFESKIYPNRHVPDLCGLSGMHRHSNRANKPRTEGGYIMLPVQQLEKLDRDRDSTKADDSWAIIGGSSTATAQVAGVCALLKEKNPHLTPADLKRLLISNARKVRIGHSNSRSNKGKVIKANRRNKPGASGAGLVDAFEAFEAVDNGNF is encoded by the coding sequence ATGACACAGATTCAAGCATGCGTAACATTTAATAACTTGACCAAAGACAAGGCCTATCTCAAAGAAGGGATGGACTTTGAAAAATACAAGGCAAAGAAACAGGATAAAAAACGTGCGAAGGACATTTTTAAAAAGCACAAATTGGAAGTGGTTTCCGAATGCCCTTGGTCTATGACTATTGTAGGAGATAAAAGTGATTATGAACGTTTATTTGGAACGGTGCTTTGTGAAAAAAAAATGCGCAATGCAAAGTATGCTTCTCGACCTTCAGTTTGGTTTCCGGACGATAAGGGTGGGTGGAACTACGACCACCCCTTAAAAGAAATAATCGACGAAGCCTATATACAATGGCCGTTCTATTATCAGAATAATCGATTCCCCAGAAAGAATCATTTGTTTTTTCCTCCACTAGTCGATTATCATCACCTTCGGGTTCCAGGGGACGTTGCTGCCACTGTGAATGCCTCTCGAATTCATCAAAAAGGTATTGTAGGTAAGGGGGTGAGGGTATTGATGCTCGATAGTGGTTTCCATTTTGATCATCATCATTTTCAAGAGTACGGTTATGATGTTCGTAGAATACTAGGCCCATTAGCTTCTGATATTGAGAATGACCCTGAAGGACATGGAACGGCCATGGCGGCAACGTTACTCGCGGTAGCACCAGGAGTAGCGTTAACCGGAATGAAGTTGGTGAATGAGAATGATGATTTACTGGATACAAGCCTGGAAACTGCTTTTAAGGAAGCATTAAAACTTGATCCATTACCTAATATCATCTCTTTAAGCTTGTCTTCTGATCTGGTGGATATAAGTGATGATGACCGGGAGCATCTAAATGATCTTCCTGGTAGTCTTGGTGGTCTGGTAACCCATATCAAGCGTGCGATAGCTCTGGGGATCACGGTGGTTTGCGCTGCAGGAAATGGAGAAGTTGGATTTCCCGCCATGATGCCGGAAGTCATTTCGGTAGGAGGGGTCTATGTTGACGAGAAAGGGTTGATGGAAGCTTCGGATTATACGAGTGCATTCGAAAGTAAGATATATCCAAATCGGCATGTGCCGGATCTATGTGGCCTTTCTGGAATGCACAGGCATAGTAATCGAGCCAATAAGCCACGGACTGAAGGGGGGTACATTATGTTGCCGGTACAACAATTGGAAAAACTTGATAGGGACCGAGATAGCACTAAAGCAGATGATTCATGGGCTATAATAGGAGGATCATCGACAGCTACTGCACAGGTAGCTGGAGTTTGTGCCCTGCTGAAAGAAAAGAATCCCCATCTTACACCTGCCGATTTAAAAAGATTACTGATTTCCAATGCCAGAAAAGTGAGAATAGGACATTCCAATTCTCGAAGTAATAAGGGCAAGGTAATCAAAGCTAACAGAAGGAATAAGCCTGGGGCTTCCGGGGCGGGTTTGGTAGATGCTTTTGAAGCCTTTGAAGCTGTGGATAATGGAAATTTCTAG
- a CDS encoding nucleoside deaminase has protein sequence MTHQYYLSLCEQLAAIAQQNGNSPVGCVIVINGEIVAEGIESATSDQNITHHAEMNALQAAREQLGKDLSQATLYSTHEPCVMCAYSIRYHGVHTVVFKNKVTQLGSYSSAFNLLTSDEVPDSWPAKPAVIHIP, from the coding sequence ATGACTCATCAATACTATCTCTCCCTCTGCGAGCAATTAGCAGCAATTGCCCAACAAAATGGCAACAGCCCGGTAGGTTGTGTCATTGTGATCAATGGCGAGATCGTGGCGGAGGGAATCGAATCAGCCACTTCCGATCAGAACATCACCCACCATGCAGAGATGAATGCCTTACAAGCTGCTCGCGAGCAATTGGGAAAAGACCTGAGTCAGGCAACCCTTTACTCAACCCATGAGCCTTGCGTGATGTGTGCGTACAGTATCCGATATCATGGGGTGCATACAGTGGTCTTTAAAAACAAAGTCACTCAACTAGGCAGCTATTCCTCTGCTTTCAATTTGCTTACCTCGGACGAGGTTCCTGATTCCTGGCCTGCCAAACCAGCAGTGATCCACATACCTTAA
- a CDS encoding CIA30 family protein — MFHLILSFLVVYSATFKIDFNESELKGWYIINDGVMGGLSKGQAQFTDEGLLFYGSMSLENNGGFTSLRSPFSDYNLSEYKQITIRYRSKGISMALQMEEDRRFYYPNFKVKLPKSEAWVTKTYVLSEVRQYRMGYATGNLLQRQDQSEIIRMGFITDEKKAGDFEFEVAYVEFR; from the coding sequence ATGTTCCATCTGATATTATCTTTTCTGGTCGTATATAGTGCTACATTCAAGATTGATTTCAACGAAAGTGAGCTCAAAGGATGGTACATCATCAATGATGGAGTGATGGGTGGCCTTTCGAAAGGACAGGCGCAATTCACTGACGAAGGGCTTTTGTTTTATGGAAGCATGTCACTCGAGAACAATGGCGGATTCACCTCATTGCGTTCACCATTTTCTGATTACAATCTTAGCGAATACAAACAAATCACCATCAGATACCGAAGCAAAGGAATCAGTATGGCCCTGCAAATGGAAGAGGATCGGCGTTTTTATTATCCCAATTTCAAAGTCAAGTTGCCAAAAAGCGAAGCGTGGGTGACGAAAACGTATGTATTATCCGAAGTTCGTCAGTACCGCATGGGGTATGCGACGGGCAACTTGTTGCAGCGACAAGACCAATCGGAGATCATTCGAATGGGTTTCATCACCGATGAAAAGAAAGCTGGCGATTTCGAATTTGAAGTGGCTTATGTGGAGTTTAGGTAA
- a CDS encoding response regulator transcription factor, whose amino-acid sequence MEHETIKIILADDHELILDGLKLILDQDSRFEVIGEAYDGEELLRKIKAVPELDIVVLDINMPKKDGIQVTREIKATFPEVKVLILSMYNRKEFVKNLVDVGIDGYILKNAGKKELIKALETLVGGDPYYGEEITKTIMKSYQKNKVFDNPIDVELSEREKEIVTLIANEMTTAEIADKLFISVYTVDTHRKNILGKLGVKNAAGIMKFALQTGIIKGFDL is encoded by the coding sequence ATGGAGCATGAAACGATTAAGATTATACTCGCAGATGACCATGAACTCATACTGGATGGATTGAAGCTTATTCTGGACCAGGATTCCCGCTTTGAAGTAATAGGTGAAGCATACGATGGAGAGGAATTATTGCGAAAAATTAAGGCAGTGCCAGAGTTGGATATAGTGGTCTTGGACATCAACATGCCCAAGAAAGATGGTATTCAAGTAACACGTGAAATCAAAGCTACATTCCCAGAGGTCAAGGTGCTGATCTTATCGATGTACAATCGCAAGGAATTCGTAAAGAACCTCGTGGATGTGGGCATCGACGGATACATCCTGAAGAATGCGGGTAAAAAAGAATTGATCAAAGCCCTGGAAACACTGGTAGGAGGTGACCCTTACTACGGAGAAGAAATCACCAAAACCATCATGAAGAGTTATCAAAAAAATAAGGTCTTCGATAATCCAATTGATGTAGAGTTATCCGAAAGGGAGAAAGAGATTGTTACTCTCATTGCTAACGAAATGACCACTGCCGAAATCGCAGATAAACTATTCATTAGTGTCTACACCGTGGATACCCATCGAAAAAACATCCTTGGAAAATTAGGCGTAAAAAACGCCGCAGGAATCATGAAATTTGCCTTGCAGACCGGCATCATCAAGGGATTTGATTTATAG
- a CDS encoding response regulator transcription factor, giving the protein MIKVLIVDDHDLFAEGVKFMFQPEDEIQVVKHTKNGNEAPHILENHEIDVILMDIDMPILDGIATMELLHQKGYDHPILMLTMHQSMKQIRSALEKGAQGYILKDASREDLVDAINKTHQRQSYFHPKINEQIFDYFRGKRTSSNEMAQLSSREKELVKLIADGMNSKAIANSLHLSEHTVRTHRRNIMQKLKVKTAGELIRIALEKGII; this is encoded by the coding sequence ATGATAAAAGTATTGATTGTCGATGATCACGACCTGTTTGCCGAAGGAGTGAAATTCATGTTTCAACCGGAAGATGAAATCCAGGTGGTGAAACATACCAAAAATGGAAATGAAGCCCCGCATATTCTCGAAAATCATGAGATTGATGTCATTTTAATGGACATTGACATGCCGATTTTGGATGGCATTGCGACGATGGAGTTACTGCATCAAAAGGGGTATGATCATCCGATCCTGATGCTCACCATGCACCAATCCATGAAACAAATCCGTAGTGCGCTGGAAAAAGGAGCACAGGGCTACATTTTGAAAGATGCTTCCAGAGAAGACCTGGTAGATGCGATCAATAAAACCCATCAACGACAGAGTTATTTCCATCCCAAGATCAACGAACAGATCTTTGATTATTTCCGAGGCAAACGAACTTCTTCCAACGAAATGGCACAGTTATCCAGTCGGGAAAAAGAACTCGTAAAATTGATTGCTGATGGCATGAACAGTAAAGCCATCGCCAATAGTCTCCACCTCAGTGAACATACCGTCCGAACGCACCGACGTAACATCATGCAGAAATTGAAGGTTAAAACGGCTGGCGAATTGATCCGAATCGCGTTAGAGAAAGGAATCATTTAG
- a CDS encoding ATP-binding protein: MADSLKSLLENRDTNHLTIEQKIDVLSQLAALVTAPNEILDYGNQLKSIISNGDQTHLILAHQFIGVAHRMKGDLKRSLENLILSTEKAIEQNEYHYQIQGYLEIANTYTANQDHNNALSYELKAIEIGRIYGDSIDLGINLLNTGFSYYSLEKHDSAILLYNEAEPIFTQAGLPIGNAYVTGNRALVYWKQGKTKEAIQDLFEAIALLEPLGDDYAISDYHIQLGKIFHEQNEVQKAIDHTENGINLAKELDLKESISDGALLLSELYQELKQFEKALQYHQEYLSCRDSVENTEQTKTMANMRTEFEVNLREKEISLLEQQQELQWTYIIIAIIMFVAAFIFLLYFRQRYHNSRLLREAEQKLHDDDIYKLLASRETQALQSMVNGRDQERIRISQELHNHFGSLFASIKMNLNGIKHKSPREETIVQLVDQACTDIRSLSHSLNMGISEGFGLIPALKDLVVHLSNSGEMQVEFSEAMNGVQLDSEGEIFVYRIIQELVGNALKHAKASELSISVTHFDEEQLVNVLVEDNGDGFDPSTLDPNKTGMGLRTLEEMVENYQGEISIDSNALRGTTISVDLPLDSLRKSTEL; encoded by the coding sequence GTGGCTGATAGTTTAAAATCGCTGTTGGAAAACCGGGATACCAATCACTTAACCATCGAACAAAAGATAGATGTGTTGAGTCAATTGGCAGCCCTGGTTACTGCACCAAATGAAATATTGGATTATGGCAATCAACTAAAATCGATTATTTCTAACGGTGATCAAACCCATTTGATATTGGCGCATCAATTTATCGGCGTAGCTCATCGAATGAAAGGTGATTTGAAGCGATCACTGGAGAATCTGATCCTCAGTACTGAGAAAGCCATTGAACAAAATGAATATCACTATCAAATTCAAGGATATCTGGAAATAGCCAATACCTATACAGCAAATCAGGACCATAATAATGCATTGAGTTATGAGCTAAAAGCCATTGAAATAGGCCGAATATATGGAGATAGTATTGATTTAGGTATAAACTTGCTTAATACAGGCTTTAGCTATTATTCCCTGGAAAAACATGATTCAGCGATTCTACTTTACAACGAAGCAGAGCCAATTTTTACACAAGCAGGATTGCCCATTGGCAATGCATATGTGACCGGAAATCGTGCGTTGGTTTATTGGAAGCAAGGAAAAACGAAGGAAGCCATTCAGGACTTATTTGAGGCCATTGCCTTGCTGGAACCGCTGGGAGACGATTACGCCATTTCCGATTATCACATCCAATTAGGTAAGATCTTCCATGAGCAAAACGAGGTTCAGAAGGCCATTGATCATACAGAAAATGGAATCAACCTTGCTAAGGAATTAGACCTGAAAGAAAGCATCAGTGACGGGGCCTTGCTGCTCAGTGAGCTCTATCAAGAACTAAAGCAATTTGAAAAAGCGCTGCAATATCACCAGGAGTACCTCTCCTGTCGCGACAGTGTCGAAAACACTGAACAGACTAAAACCATGGCTAACATGCGTACCGAATTTGAAGTAAACCTTCGAGAAAAGGAGATCAGCCTGTTGGAACAACAGCAGGAGTTACAATGGACTTACATCATCATAGCGATCATCATGTTCGTCGCGGCGTTCATTTTCCTGCTTTACTTTCGTCAGCGATACCACAATTCCCGGTTGTTGCGAGAAGCAGAACAAAAGCTACATGATGATGACATCTACAAGTTGTTGGCGTCGCGAGAGACACAAGCGTTGCAATCCATGGTCAATGGCCGGGATCAGGAACGGATTCGTATTTCGCAGGAATTGCACAATCATTTTGGGAGTCTGTTTGCCTCGATCAAAATGAACCTGAATGGCATCAAACATAAATCTCCAAGAGAAGAAACCATCGTCCAATTGGTGGATCAGGCCTGCACGGATATCAGAAGTTTGTCGCATTCATTGAACATGGGCATTAGCGAAGGATTTGGACTTATTCCTGCCCTCAAAGATCTGGTAGTTCACTTGAGTAATTCAGGAGAAATGCAAGTGGAGTTCTCCGAAGCCATGAACGGTGTTCAACTAGACAGTGAAGGTGAGATCTTTGTCTATCGCATCATTCAGGAACTGGTCGGAAATGCATTGAAACATGCGAAAGCTTCAGAACTGTCCATTTCGGTCACTCATTTCGACGAGGAACAGTTGGTCAACGTACTCGTAGAAGACAATGGTGACGGGTTTGATCCCTCAACATTGGACCCGAATAAAACCGGAATGGGTTTAAGGACCCTGGAAGAAATGGTAGAAAACTATCAAGGTGAGATCAGCATTGACAGTAACGCCTTGAGAGGCACCACGATCTCCGTAGACCTGCCTCTTGACTCATTAAGAAAATCAACCGAGCTATGA
- a CDS encoding DUF4249 family protein yields MRIKTLYLLICLAGISACDELEQPTSNPFVVEAFITADQQVNDIKIKAAGDLNDEEIPDLPIDDASIRLISETDDVLLTYDEATGKYFLDGEDFNINTNDGYSIVIEANGAQATASTTVPEAPTGLILSKNTLTIPTLALNFGLRQQIQDLFNEEVITLTWTAVPGRSYFVVIEHLEEDLDPILPQEIPEESLELLGSFRFISAPSEIASFDIIGIALETYGRHVAKVYTVNQEYVDLFNSATQDSRDLNEPPSNVTNALGIFTAFAVDSLEFIVQRN; encoded by the coding sequence ATGAGAATCAAGACCTTATACCTATTGATTTGCCTTGCAGGTATTTCCGCATGTGATGAACTGGAGCAACCCACTTCCAATCCATTTGTGGTAGAAGCTTTTATTACTGCGGATCAACAAGTGAATGACATTAAAATCAAAGCTGCAGGAGACCTGAATGACGAGGAGATTCCTGATTTGCCCATTGATGACGCATCTATTCGTCTCATTTCGGAAACGGATGATGTGCTGTTGACTTATGATGAAGCTACTGGAAAGTATTTTCTGGATGGTGAGGATTTCAATATCAACACCAATGACGGTTATTCCATTGTCATAGAGGCTAATGGGGCCCAGGCCACCGCCAGTACCACTGTTCCAGAAGCGCCTACAGGGCTGATATTATCGAAGAATACATTGACCATTCCGACACTTGCCTTGAACTTTGGATTGCGACAGCAAATTCAGGACCTGTTCAATGAGGAAGTGATTACATTGACCTGGACAGCAGTTCCAGGTCGCTCTTACTTTGTCGTGATTGAACATCTCGAAGAGGATTTAGACCCCATTTTGCCCCAGGAGATTCCAGAAGAGAGCCTGGAATTATTAGGATCTTTTAGATTCATTTCTGCACCATCGGAGATCGCTTCATTCGACATAATTGGAATTGCATTAGAAACCTACGGAAGACATGTGGCGAAAGTATACACGGTGAATCAGGAATATGTGGATCTCTTCAATAGTGCGACACAGGACTCCAGAGACCTCAATGAACCTCCATCCAACGTGACCAATGCGTTGGGTATATTCACTGCTTTTGCAGTGGACAGTTTGGAATTTATAGTACAGCGGAACTAG
- a CDS encoding sensor histidine kinase has protein sequence MNKKLVLWLLLLLTGYYGCCQWEPNRQAFFKHLKNFRFEAAKKEVEEVTDTNWNTAISLLYKTIYEAGQIPDYDWKQDSIKIRNLELSFPHNSEAHVVIKILLGYHFLYSYPYSKYPMEYFTDAYLLAKQIGTEEEKKFSIYSILKLRSWELNQTNDDLLLYLEIYRGLEIDQSDEFHLRMFEFKHGMRKLNHEVEIEDPFVDAFADLMVSFEPEHHFWTDYYIIRGVYLRHKGRVERNDSLTSEAENLFHLALTRMNDEPFLRFFQFRTYIQLSEVERVRRNYGRAIDYVNKAKEFSYYNDKLRAEFWLHRYVAPNLFGVGKKDSAFYVLSKADSFKKNLDALDNSLLISELTSKFETEEKEKQILLEREGKAQSRAIAIVLGITLILGLIISALVYRDSKRKRLLAIQDKNIQSEKVTNLLKEQELIALNSMIEGQEQERKRIAEDLHDRLGSTLSAVKMHMEVLSENDTRYDKINRIVDKAVNDTREIAHNMLSGVLTNFGLMAALQDLKESLESSNQFKVNLRSIQFDERLDSETEIHIYRIVQELISNTLKHAKATQVDLELKRTTDKGLIITYKDNGKGFDPETAAEGMGLKNIKNRIGKLEGHSSLTTAPMKGVQMIIELWKIT, from the coding sequence TTGAATAAAAAATTAGTACTGTGGCTTCTTTTACTTTTAACTGGTTACTATGGCTGCTGCCAATGGGAACCAAACAGGCAGGCTTTTTTCAAACATTTAAAGAACTTCAGATTTGAAGCTGCCAAAAAGGAAGTAGAAGAAGTCACAGATACTAACTGGAACACCGCCATATCTTTGCTTTATAAGACCATTTATGAGGCAGGGCAAATTCCAGATTACGATTGGAAACAAGATTCGATCAAAATCAGAAATCTTGAGTTGTCTTTTCCGCATAACAGTGAGGCTCATGTCGTAATCAAGATACTTCTGGGGTATCATTTTTTATACTCCTACCCGTATTCTAAGTATCCCATGGAATACTTCACTGATGCTTACCTGCTTGCCAAACAAATAGGAACTGAAGAGGAGAAGAAATTCTCTATTTACTCAATTCTAAAACTTCGTAGTTGGGAGCTTAACCAAACCAATGATGATTTGCTGCTTTATTTAGAAATATACAGAGGTCTTGAAATTGATCAATCTGATGAGTTTCATTTGAGGATGTTTGAATTCAAACATGGAATGAGGAAGCTAAACCATGAGGTAGAGATAGAAGATCCATTTGTGGATGCTTTTGCTGATTTAATGGTGTCTTTTGAACCTGAACATCATTTCTGGACAGATTATTATATCATACGTGGGGTATACCTACGACACAAAGGTCGTGTTGAAAGGAATGATTCGCTTACTAGTGAAGCCGAGAATCTATTCCATCTCGCTTTGACCAGGATGAATGATGAGCCGTTTCTCCGATTTTTTCAATTCCGAACCTACATTCAATTGTCAGAAGTAGAGCGTGTCCGCAGAAACTATGGTAGGGCGATTGATTATGTGAATAAGGCGAAGGAGTTTAGTTACTATAATGACAAGCTCCGTGCAGAGTTCTGGCTTCACCGGTACGTCGCACCAAACTTATTTGGTGTAGGAAAAAAGGATAGTGCATTTTACGTGCTGAGTAAGGCTGATTCATTTAAAAAAAATCTTGATGCACTAGACAATTCTTTGCTGATCTCGGAACTAACTTCAAAATTTGAGACTGAAGAGAAGGAAAAGCAAATCTTACTGGAAAGAGAAGGCAAGGCACAATCGCGAGCCATTGCCATCGTATTGGGTATTACGCTTATCCTGGGTCTTATCATCAGTGCATTAGTCTATCGTGACAGCAAAAGAAAACGCCTCCTTGCTATCCAGGACAAAAACATCCAGTCGGAGAAGGTGACGAACTTGTTGAAAGAGCAGGAACTCATTGCTCTGAACTCAATGATCGAAGGGCAGGAGCAGGAACGGAAAAGGATCGCCGAAGATCTGCACGACCGATTAGGGAGCACTTTGTCTGCGGTCAAAATGCACATGGAGGTGCTCTCTGAGAACGACACGAGGTACGATAAAATCAATCGTATTGTCGATAAGGCCGTAAACGATACACGAGAGATAGCGCATAACATGTTGTCGGGCGTCTTAACCAATTTTGGATTAATGGCCGCTTTACAAGACCTGAAAGAGTCCCTGGAGTCTTCCAATCAATTCAAAGTAAACCTGCGGAGTATTCAATTCGACGAAAGGTTGGACTCGGAGACTGAAATCCATATTTACAGGATTGTGCAGGAACTGATCAGTAATACCCTCAAACATGCGAAAGCAACACAAGTTGACCTGGAATTAAAACGGACTACAGACAAAGGATTGATCATCACCTATAAGGATAATGGAAAAGGTTTTGACCCTGAAACTGCAGCGGAGGGTATGGGACTCAAAAACATTAAGAACCGGATTGGTAAATTGGAAGGCCACTCAAGCCTGACAACCGCTCCGATGAAAGGAGTGCAAATGATTATTGAACTATGGAAAATCACGTAA
- a CDS encoding LLM class flavin-dependent oxidoreductase codes for MEIGIDSFAAATLDPVTGNFTDTVRDIDNLLARIKYSDEMGLDSFAIGEHYRKDFLDSANTVILGAAAAQTNRIKLGSAVTVLSSADPVRVFQNFATLDLISQGRAEIVVGRGSFIDSFPLFGFETLDYSDLFEEKLALLLQIRDQEFVTWNGKFRAPLNNQPVYPRPLQEKIPIIRGVGGTPASFIRAGEMGLPLTVAIIGGDTERFKPLVDLYRETYLANNHPESEMIVNLHSLGFVGTDKQSALDTYYPGYAKMFNKIGKERGWPPVTRVGFEAQAGDEGALVVGDPDYVAEKIVRHSEVLGGIKRFTFQMDNPLLTHDQYMGAIQLIGQEVIPKVREMVG; via the coding sequence ATGGAAATTGGAATAGACAGCTTTGCAGCTGCTACTCTCGACCCTGTAACAGGGAATTTTACCGATACGGTAAGGGATATTGACAACTTGTTGGCTCGAATCAAATACTCCGACGAAATGGGTTTGGATAGCTTTGCGATTGGCGAACACTATCGCAAAGACTTCCTCGATTCTGCGAATACGGTCATTTTAGGAGCGGCTGCGGCTCAGACCAATCGCATCAAGTTAGGTAGTGCAGTAACGGTGTTAAGTTCTGCAGACCCTGTTCGGGTATTCCAAAATTTTGCAACGCTGGACCTGATCTCTCAAGGACGTGCGGAAATCGTCGTGGGCCGTGGTTCATTCATCGACTCCTTTCCTTTGTTTGGGTTTGAGACGTTGGATTATTCTGATCTATTTGAGGAAAAGCTTGCGTTGTTGCTACAGATCAGGGACCAGGAATTTGTGACCTGGAATGGAAAATTCAGGGCGCCGCTGAACAATCAACCAGTTTATCCCAGGCCTTTGCAGGAGAAAATCCCGATCATTCGGGGAGTTGGTGGAACGCCTGCTTCGTTCATTAGAGCCGGAGAGATGGGGCTTCCATTGACCGTGGCCATCATCGGTGGAGACACGGAACGATTTAAGCCCCTCGTGGATTTGTATCGCGAGACGTATTTGGCCAATAATCACCCTGAGTCGGAGATGATCGTCAATCTGCATTCGTTGGGTTTTGTAGGAACTGACAAACAATCAGCCCTGGATACCTATTATCCCGGTTATGCGAAAATGTTCAACAAGATCGGCAAGGAACGTGGCTGGCCTCCGGTCACCCGAGTAGGTTTCGAGGCACAGGCAGGTGACGAAGGAGCCTTAGTCGTTGGTGATCCTGATTATGTGGCAGAAAAGATCGTGAGGCATTCCGAAGTATTGGGTGGCATCAAGCGATTCACTTTTCAGATGGACAATCCATTATTGACGCATGACCAGTACATGGGTGCGATCCAGTTGATTGGTCAGGAGGTGATTCCGAAGGTGAGGGAAATGGTTGGGTAA
- a CDS encoding DUF2237 domain-containing protein → MDDAKNIFGELLITCSTDPMTGFFRDGCCNTDAEDTGTHTVCAVMTEEFLAYTKSQGNDLTTPIPSYQFPGLKPGDKWCLCVNRWKEAMLAGVAPMIFPEATHERSLDYVSMEDLIKHAYVKENKG, encoded by the coding sequence ATGGACGATGCGAAAAATATATTCGGAGAATTGTTGATCACCTGCAGCACTGATCCCATGACTGGGTTTTTCAGGGATGGATGTTGCAATACAGATGCGGAAGACACTGGCACACATACGGTATGTGCAGTCATGACAGAGGAATTTCTGGCCTACACCAAATCACAAGGAAATGATCTCACCACTCCTATTCCCAGTTATCAGTTTCCTGGATTGAAACCCGGTGACAAATGGTGTTTATGTGTCAATCGATGGAAGGAAGCCATGCTTGCCGGGGTTGCTCCCATGATTTTCCCCGAAGCCACACATGAACGATCGCTGGATTATGTATCAATGGAAGATCTGATCAAGCATGCTTATGTAAAAGAAAACAAAGGGTAA